One stretch of Harmonia axyridis chromosome 1, icHarAxyr1.1, whole genome shotgun sequence DNA includes these proteins:
- the LOC123683051 gene encoding uncharacterized protein LOC123683051 isoform X2 has protein sequence MFESGIAHTEVLVTGITLKHEKEESPFEVPTESVSEGHVVKDKIENLIDMEGQLERSEITEAPIPEATTIPDLLTPFPSVIFKEVTTSPTEKEPSVVSELTSTMKTAEIEAPGLEKTTPVDELLTIDVDQISTLEMTLGTVELPSEVKEIIESDSEIRTTEKSVVSTSTTVDRVKEKIEELIGLEGQLERSEMTETPIPEATTISDLLTAFTSIHTEGTPTTVPEEVVTHKPEDELLTIFHPEHIGSFEMTTTSVELPPEIEEIIRSESEMETTEELVSSEEELLTEEHTAAIPTVHYYKTEFPITTEPTEEIEKVLEIEENIEKPEAGEIVPGEPVEEKVLTEGPSLKVVEILRTLNEFEISPESYHTESIVKEVEDLSTYLEGISLDLEHHTEVTHEAEKTTETNVPIILTPLLMVEDEYETTPFSFQLTSTSYPVAPEELVATIEVPTIEPAASIINEEDLSLVTPLSYVTIEPTVQSSVTLLNEEDLSLVTPLSVEHVTIETLPPHHKMHEKTKIKNIEENLPVKEEEQEVETNLAHLPKNRHETSTICEICDELKDLDEEPSKGLLKGPIEKELEEEEETVSTLSYKEIIAFNLHHTPIEEESKTITQFGATLSQKLEEEKEESEIVTSFAEEKIASHRVTELVSKSYGELGTTSVLTHYQKLEQEELETNLHHLPEHHGHETSTICEICLEEEEGATNEPKFLKKKPTQSPSHASKSSQSPGESEQGFGFSENVPGEETAVTSPEGLEVGTEMPQMPTESSETSIEKHPSVTYDFGGKEVQQPLQTTSGNVFQIGQYTEPESETFTSSFEEKIASKPHQAPEEISRTHGELKTTPALTHHQKLEQEEFESNLHHLPEHHGHETSTICEICLEEEEGATNEPTFLKKRPTQSPSHDSKSSQSPGESEQGFGLSENVPEEETKLTSPEGLETSIEKHPSVTSGEETEGEIEKTNIVIEVTSELSYNFGGKEVQQPLQTTSGNVFQIGQYTEPEGEIYTSSFEEKIASKPHHAPEEISKTHDEVETTPTLTHHQKLEQEEFDSNLLHLPEHHEHDASTICEICTEEEGGGIVTSSSEERITSKPHHVSEEITSHEKLNQEEEENKVVTSYEEEIVSKPHHAPETISKTYGELETTPVLTRYQKLDQEEFENNLLHLPENHETSTICEICTEEEGAQRISTPSYKDIIASNLHHTPVPESKTHLEMEVTSELTLLQKLIQEEEENEVITSSYEEKIVSKIPHEPEVTSKTHGKLKTTTVFTRYQKLEQEEFDSNLHHLPEHRHEISTICEICDEEGGSSVEPPFSKIKPTQYPGQQSKSSQSPGESDKGFGFSKNAEEEEGSTEVNTELSYNFEGKVVEQPMHTTSGNVFQIGQSIPEGNLAITGRTESAITIKEDVSTEAVVEEHISTEISESIIDEGLEAAEKVEKKLEEIIASQEESKSTEHFELGTATGGERTEAEKTTIEEVISTISEDAGAIPEEAKITSEIPESTNFYTEFKSTEYLELSSTGHETTVHEVPISESKNVPTEGIGGVLEKLEEMEVEAKAGSETVHEITSPKSEAEATSPSEEIKASMLVLEDLEERATTQIDNEVSAILTNLEDIQEEIFLPSLGIPEGTEATINEITGKHTIESTPFGSASTSIIHKPEKPVTSSILTGIESTVSVEGQEKVEASPVDLEDLEGRGTTQMNNEVSDILNKLENIQEKIFLSSLGIEESTVPGLIGVEDHRAETSEKEIIEEITEKSIHVSISHEKIESITELTAPLKEHEQTVGVEFKELEEHTTPRLDTEVSALLENLEDIQEELFISTLESGLITEAAEAGTLSEEPKIVEVETTAGGITVGEEAGSSIEAEKEEEAHIEHTTPQENETTGETTVKSHIELMSTHAEPGVGVSTDFYTEVNSKHTPSGEIIVTNAYTSEPHVHEEPTTKSELPHSEEFLSQDIKNKLEDLNEIVNEILSTTPEKKLIGEEGEHVEGQTTANSILEDQLEDLNKGFIDMLKTTASAEDLLGEYKHTTNALLEGTFEELELPKETTEVIEGEHTESHLMKELYSTGETIEHHVELSSVPTEIHTSEKETLVEGTEGTNPSHPSTFVVTSKTALVLGEEEGAKPRPTELGGETSESLHHKVEEEATKGSEGRIETDFYTEVISKSTPVLDLHAEEVEQHITSIPDEIDKKLDELNDVVGDILNSTPISHEHPGGAKELEGEITESEILEEELKELKKEFEEIHQTTLSGEEILKELKVTPHITEELPEAEVAISTEIIGEEVSSILSMLEHTAAGVTESHPETTIHTNLSIVEEEIKSESATAPEVQKITNFYTDTLTAHTKLQEESTSHKISIPGETDTHISIEGTAVTSVEEEMKIESTSAPEVQKVTNFYTDTLTAQTELQEESSSHKISITGETGTHISMGGTDVTSVEEEMISESATSPEVQKITNFYTDTLTAQTGLQEESSSHEISISGETESYTHIEGKTEGEEELLTIETLRPTVKSVTDKLEEKLEELDEIINEFLTSPSSLEDVVEKTAIELEAGPEDEVLEKELEDLKHEFQLMLSTTVAPDNLLEAMDEVLYPTTTSEGVHLEKLNETEQSVNPEEIHIHPTISEGETLASQEGELVTEHSTVGGEEVAISEVGLAHTTRIVTSGTAMSEAEGLEEITATEGGSSEAHPAAIESEAVTEAIGEGGTTSEGGETEAHPEATEGGTSSIRSEIEGTHPGSKSTERTGRTTESSTSKGHTIEGLSSISLLTTLLLSLVTSTTQVPEKTISSNVSGPQNIPKCLVVFITGESPLLPLNGTKWVPSECPPLGMQISSPYPPESTTPSSQMSTNAETVVTTAVVTTVGTTETTTLVPAEELPEIKTSNFIEDGCTETDFENNNKCFCMLDVTADKVAEDLEATNSSKTNGVKCSKFLKVSRGLVLRNDTSARLKRSRRSYLYLRYLNRQRRETVEYNKIDEVLANELTATSTDTTIYSEVGSTATIPCVYKDEVIEREHFMKYLWSMESDKTIIFSDRMRETTDGALKISEVTVEDDGNYTCSINRPFGGNADSSERRRFAHQLLVIDRPIFKVRSTVMYVTDLPCTLKDGDVVHAHLPKMLEDLLCGIHRRVCKVEMERPSCVEVEEKTYLTVKYIVTLDSLSNLVPSLSSSDCDFNCQMKLMGSMVSLLIKNVETTSVLDVLSEIETFNHTFKPREVKFPTDRSVVEDSSLLPKLVIGCPPGFGIQKRSSKICVACPRNTYNSENSSACTPCPSVHYQPKVGSSSCIECKTPFDDKACMGMMFANKSFLILYVGSSVAIVFFLLLCIFCAQSSTQEAFGGPQRKKKAQTPKRRRIGRKDVEDPAEKPLLPKDPSVPRIVKGPKVPPPDF, from the exons ATGTTTGAGAGTGGCATCGCCCATACTGAAGTTTTGGTTACCGGCATTACCCTGAAGCACGAGAAAGAAGAGTCGCCTTTTGAAG TTCCTACTGAATCTGTCAGTGAAGGTCATGTGGTAAAAGACAAGATCGAAAATTTGATAGACATGGAGGGTCAATTGGAAAGATCTGAAATAACGGAGGCACCCATTCCAGAGGCCACTACGATTCCAGATCTCCTGACGCCATTTCCAAGTGTAATTTTCAAAGAAGTCACAACAAGTCCTACAGAAAAGGAACCATCAGTAGTCTCCGAACTGACCTCTACCATGAAAACTGCAGAAATTGAAGCACCAGGATTAGAAAAAACTACCCCAGTGGATGAACTTCTGACAATTGACGTTGATCAAATTAGCACTTTGGAAATGACCTTAGGCACTGTCGAGTTACCCTCTGAGGTAAAAGAAATAATAGAATCTGATTCTGAGATCAGGACAACAGAAAAATCTGTGGTATCAACATCGACAACGGTCGACAGGGTGAAAGAAAAGATTGAAGAACTGATAGGCTTGGAGGGTCAGCTGGAAAGATCTGAAATGACAGAAACCCCTATTCCAGAGGCCACAACGATTTCTGATCTTCTGACAGCATTCACAAGTATTCACACCGAAGGAACTCCTACCACGGTGCCAGAAGAAGTTGTTACCCATAAACCAGAGGATGAACTTCTGACAATCTTCCACCCAGAACACATCGGCTCCTTCGAGATGACCACCACCAGTGTCGAGTTGCCTCCGGAAATAGAAGAGATCATAAGGTCTGAGTCTGAAATGGAAACAACCGAAGAGTTGGTGAGTTCTGAAGAAGAACTTCTAACAGAAGAACATACTGCAGCTATTCCCACTGTTCATTATTACAAAACTGAATTTCCGATAACAACAGAACCAACAGAGGAAATTGAGAAAGTTTTGGAGATTGaggaaaacattgaaaaacctGAAGCTGGGGAGATTGTTCCCGGTGAGCCTGTTGAGGAAAAAGTACTCACCGAGGGTCCGTCCTTGAAGGTTGTGGAAATTCTTAGAACTCTAAACGAGTTTGAAATTTCGCCAGAATCGTACCACACTGAGTCAATCGTAAAAGAAGTTGAAGATTTATCGACATACTTAGAAGGCATCAGTCTAGATTTAGAGCACCACACGGAAGTGACTCATGAAGCGGAAAAAACAACTGAAACCAATGTTCCCATCATATTAACTCCGTTGCTTATGGTAGAAGATGAATACGAGACAACACCTTTTTCTTTCCAATTAACTTCTACTTCATATCCGGTTGCTCCAGAAGAATTAGTAGCTACGATTGAAGTACCAACTATTGAACCTGCTGCGTCAATAATAAATGAGGAAGACCTCTCGTTAGTCACACCCCTTAGTTATGTTACAATTGAACCAACTGTTCAATCTTCAGTGACTTTATTGAATGAGGAAGATCTCTCCTTGGTTACACCACTATCAGTTGAGCATGTCACAATCGAGACTCTTCCTCCTCACCataaaatgcatgaaaaaactaaaatcaAGAATATCGAAGAAAACTTACCTgtgaaagaagaagaacaagaagtaGAAACGAACTTAGCACACCTGCCTAAGAATAGACACGAAACAAGTACCATATGCGAGATATGCGATGAACTCAAAGACTTGGACGAAGAACCTTCAAAGGGACTTCTGAAAGGACCTATCGAGAAAGAActtgaggaagaagaagaaacggtGTCTACTCTTTCTTACAAGGAGATCATTGCTTTCAATCTTCATCATACACCAATAGAAGAAGAATCGAAAACTATCACTCAGTTTGGAGCTACTCTTAGTCAAAAGTTAGAAGAGGAGAAGGAAGAAAGTGAAATCGTCACAAGTTTTGCAGAAGAAAAAATTGCGTCCCATCGTGTAACAGAGCTAGTATCAAAATCTTATGGTGAGCTGGGAACCACGTCTGTTCTTACTCATTATCAAAAACTAGAGCAGGAAGAATTGGAAACTAATCTTCACCATTTACCAGAACATCATGGCCACGAAACATCCACCATTTGTGAAATATGTCTTGAAGAGGAAGAAGGGGCCACCAATGAGCCAAAATTCTTGAAGAAAAAGCCTACTCAGTCGCCTAGTCATGCCTCCAAGTCTTCCCAGAGTCCTGGAGAGTCTGAACAGGGATTTGGATTCAGTGAAAACGTCCCTGGAGAAGAAACTGCAGTAACTTCTCCTGAAGGATTAGAAGTTGGCACTGAAATGCCTCAAATGCCTACGGAATCATCAGAAACCTCTATCGAGAAACATCCATCGGTTACATATGATTTTGGAGGGAAGGAAGTTCAACAACCATTGCAAACGACAAGTGGTAATGTCTTTCAAATCGGTCAGTATACAGAACCTGAAAGTGAAACCTTTACAAGTTCTTTCGAGGAAAAGATTGCTTCTAAGCCTCATCAGGCACCAGAGGAAATATCAAGAACTCATGGGGAACTAAAAACAACACCAGCACTTACTCACCATCAAAAATTAGAGCAGGAAGAATTCGAGAGTAACCTTCACCATTTACCAGAACACCATGGCCACGAAACATCCACCATTTGCGAAATATGCCTGGAAGAGGAAGAGGGTGCCACCAATGAGCCAACATTTCTGAAGAAAAGGCCAACCCAATCGCCTAGTCATGATTCCAAATCTTCCCAAAGTCCTGGAGAGTCCGAACAGGGATTCGGATTGAGTGAGAACGTCCCTGAGGAAGAAACTAAATTGACTTCTCCCGAAGGTTTAGAA ACGTCTATTGAGAAACATCCATCGGTTACGTCAGGAGAGGAAACCGAAGGAGAAATAGAAAAAACTAATATTGTAATTGAAGTTACCTCTGAACTATCGTACAATTTTGGAGGGAAAGAAGTTCAACAACCATTACAAACGACGAGTGGTAATGTCTTTCAGATCGGACAGTACACTGAACCTGAAGGTGAAATCTATACAAGTTCTTTCGAGGAAAAAATTGCTTCTAAGCCTCATCATGCACCAgaggaaatatcaaaaactcATGATGAAGTGGAAACTACCCCAACTCTTACCCATCATCAGAAATTAGAGCAGGAAGAATTTGATAGCAACCTTCTACATTTACCAGAACATCACGAGCATGACGCATCTACGATTTGCGAAATATGCACTGAAGAAGAAGGAGGTGGAATTGTAACAAGTTCTTCCGAAGAAAGAATTACTTCAAAGCCACATCATGTGTCAGAAGAAATCACTTCTCACGAAAAATTAAaccaggaagaagaagaaaataaggTTGTCACTAGTTATGAGGAAGAAATTGTTTCTAAGCCTCATCATGCACCAGAAACAATATCAAAAACCTATGGTGAGCTTGAAACCACACCAGTTCTTACCCGTTATCAAAAATTAGATCAGGAAGAGTTCGAAAACAACCTTCTGCATTTACCAGAAAATCATGAGACATCTACCATTTGCGAAATCTGTACCGAAGAAGAAGGTGCACAAAGGATATCTACACCATCTTACAAGGATATTATTGCTTCTAATCTTCATCATACACCGGTGCCAGAATCAAAGACTCATTTAGAGATGGAAGTTACATCGGAACTAACtcttcttcaaaaattaatccaggaagaagaagaaaatgagGTTATAACAAGTTCTTACGAGGAAAAAATAGTTTCTAAGATCCCTCATGAACCAGAAGTTACATCAAAGACTCATGGTAAATTGAAAACCACAACAGTTTTTACCCGTTATCAAAAATTAGAGCAGGAAGAATTCGATAGCAACCTTCACCATTTACCTGAACATAGGCACGAGATATCAACCATTTGCGAGATATGTGACGAAGAAGGAGGTTCTTCTGTTGAGCCACCTTTCTCTAAAATAAAACCAACTCAATATCCTGGTCAGCAGTCCAAATCATCTCAGAGTCCAGGAGAATCTGATAAAGGATTTGGATTCAGTAAAAACGCTGAAGAGGAAGAGGGATCTACTGAAGTTAATACTGAGTTATCCTACAATTTCGAAGGAAAGGTTGTTGAACAACCTATGCATACAACGAGTGGAAATGTCTTCCAAATTGGACAGAGTATTCCTGAGGGAAATTTAGCAATTACTGGAAGAACTGAATCGGCTATTACCATTAAAGAAGATGTTTCAACTGAAGCTGTCGTGGAAGAGCATATTTCCACTGAAATATCAGAATCTATAATAGACGAGGGATTAGAAGCTGCTGAGAAAGTAGAGAAAAAACTAGAAGAAATCATAGCATCGCAAGAAGAATCAAAATCTACAGAGCACTTTGAATTAGGAACAGCTACTGGTGGAGAAAGAACAGAGGCAGAAAAGACAACAATAGAAGAAGTGATATCAACTATCTCTGAAGATGCAGGTGCAATTCCAGAAGAGGCAAAAATAACAAGTGAAATACCTGAAAGTACCAATTTTTATACTGAATTCAAATCGACAGAATACCTTGAATTATCGTCCACTGGACATGAGACAACCGTTCATGAAGTTCCGATTTCAGAATCCAAGAATGTACCAACAGAAGGAATAGGGGGAGTTCTCGAAAAGCTTGAAGAAATGGAGGTCGAAGCGAAAGCTGGTTCTGAAACAGTTCACGAAATTACTAGTCCTAAGTCAGAAGCCGAAGCAACATCTCCCTCGGAAGAAATTAAAGCATCAATGTTGGTATTAGAAGATCTAGAAGAAAGGGCAACTACTCAAATCGACAATGAAGTTTCTGCTATATTGACGAACCTTGAAGATATACAAGAGGAGATATTTCTCCCTTCTTTAGGCAttccagaaggtacagaagcaACTATAAATGAAATAACTGGAAAACACACTATTGAATCGACACCATTTGGTTCTGCTTCTACTTCAATAATTCATAAGCCAGAAAAACCAGTCACATCCTCAATTCTAACAGGAATCGAAAGCACAGTATCTGTGGAAGGGCAGGAGAAAGTTGAGGCCTCACCGGTCGATTTAGAAGATCTAGAAGGAAGAGGAACCACTCAAATGAACAATGAGGTTTCTGATATACTGAACAAATTAGAAAATATTCAGGAGAagatttttctttcttctttggGGATTGAAGAGAGTACAGTACCAGGTCTTATAGGTGTAGAGGATCATAGAGCAGAAACATCGGAAAAAGAAATAATCGAAGAAATCACCGAAAAATCGATTCATGTTTCTATATCTCACGAAAAAATCGAATCCATTACAGAACTCACAGCTCCATTGAAAGAACACGAGCAAACAGTAGGAGTTGAATTTAAAGAGTTAGAAGAACATACGACACCTAGACTTGATACTGAAGTTTCTGCTCTTTTAGAAAACTTGGAGGATATACAAGAAGAATTATTTATATCAACCTTGGAATCAGGATTGATCACAGAAGCAGCAGAAGCAGGTACCCTTTCAGAGGAACCCAAAATAGTTGAAGTTGAAACCACTGCCGGAGGAATAACTGTTGGAGAAGAAGCTGGATCAtctattgaagcagaaaaagaagaagaggcTCATATTGAACACACCACACCACAAGAAAATGAGACAACAGGAGAAACTACTGTTAAGTCCCATATTGAGTTGATGTCAACACATGCAGAACCAGGAGTGGGAGTGTCCACGGATTTCTACACAGAAGTCAATTCTAAACATACCCCCTCAGGGGAAATTATAGTCACAAACGCCTACACATCTGAGCCTCATGTTCATGAAGAACCAACAACAAAAAGTGAATTGCCTCATAGTGAAGAATTCTTGTCGCAAGATATCAAAAACAAATTAGAAGATCTGAATGAGATAGTGAACGAGATACTTTCGACAACCCCAGAAAAAAAGTTGATTGGAGAAGAAGGAGAACACGTGGAGGGGCAAACCACAGCAAACTCAATACTAGAAGATCAGCTAGAAGATTTGAACAAAGGTTTTATTGATATGCTTAAAACTACTGCATCCGCTGAAGATCTTCTAGGAGAGTACAAACACACTACTAACGCTCTCCTGGAAGGTACATTCGAGGAGTTAGAATTGCCAAAAGAAACTACTGAAGTGATTGAAGGTGAACACACTGAGTCGCATCTTATGAAAGAGTTATATTCGACTGGAGAGACTATCGAACATCATGTGGAACTTTCTTCAGTTCCAACAGAAATACATACTTCTGAAAAAGAAACACTTGTAGAAGGCACTGAAGGTACCAATCCAAGTCATCCATCTACTTTCGTAGTGACTTCCAAAACTGCACTTGTTCTTGGAGAAGAAGAAGGTGCAAAACCGAGACCGACAGAACTGGGTGGTGAAACATCTGAAAGTCTTCATCACAAAGTTGAAGAGGAAGCAACCAAAGGAAGCGAAGGAAGAATTGAAACGGATTTTTACACTGAGGTCATTTCAAAATCCACTCCGGTGTTAGATCTTCATGCGGAAGAGGTTGAGCAACACATTACTTCGATCCCTGATGAAATagacaaaaaactagacgaacTAAATGATGTTGTTGGTGATATCTTGAATTCAACACCAATATCGCATGAACATCCAGGAGGTGCTAAAGAACTCGAGGGAGAAATAACGGAGAGTGAAATTTTAGAAGAAGAACTCAAAGAATTGAAAAaggaatttgaggaaattcaccAAACGACTTTGTCTGGagaagaaatattgaaggagcTCAAAGTAACTCCTCATATTACTGAAGAACTGCCTGAAGCAGAAGTTGCGATTTCTACAGAAATAATTGGAGAGGAAGTTTCTTCTATTCTGAGTATGCTAGAACATACGGCTGCTGGTGTGACAGAATCTCACCCAGAAACAACGATCCATACTAATCTTAGTATTGTAGAGGAAGAAATAAAAAGTGAATCTGCTACAGCTccagaagttcagaaaattacCAACTTTTACACCGATACTCTTACCGCTCACACCAAACTGCAAGAAGAGTCAACTTCGCATAAAATATCAATTCCAGGTGAAACTGATACTCATATATCGATTGAAGGTACGGCTGTTACGTCAGtagaagaagaaatgaaaattgagtCTACTTCAGCTCCAGAAGTGCAGAAAGTGACCAACTTTTACACCGATACTCTTACTGCTCAGACTGAACTGCAAGAAGAGTCATCATCACATAAAATATCTATTACAGGTGAAACTGGTACTCATATATCAATGGGAGGTACGGATGTTACGTCAGTAGAGGAAGAAATGATAAGTGAGTCTGCTACATCTCCAGAAGTGCAAAAAATCACCAACTTTTACACCGATACTCTCACTGCTCAGACTGGACTACAAGAAGAGTCATCATCGCATGAAATATCGATTTCAGGTGAAACTGAAAGTTATACTCATATCGAAGGTAAGACAGAAGGTGAAGAAGAACTACTAACAATAGAAACTTTGAGGCCCACAGTGAAGTCAGTGACAGACAAACTAGAAGAGAAATTGGAAGAACTGGACGAAATTATAAACGAATTCTTGACCTCCCCGTCCAGCCTAGAGGACGTCGTTGAAAAGACTGCTATCGAATTAGAGGCAGGCCCGGAAGATGAAGTGTTGGAAAAAGAACTGGAAGATCTGAAACATGAGTTTCAGTTGATGTTGAGTACGACCGTCGCTCCAGACAACTTATTAGAGGCTATGGACGAAGTTCTGTATCCAACAACAACATCGGAGGGCGTCCACCTTGAGAAACTCAACGAGACTGAGCAATCAGTTAACCCTGAGGAAATTCACATCCATCCTACGATAAGTGAGGGTGAAACTTTGGCATCTCAAGAGGGAGAGTTGGTGACTGAGCACTCAACAGTAGGTGGGGAAGAAGTAGCGATTTCAGAAGTTGGTTTAGCCCATACAACGCGAATAGTTACCTCTGGTACCGCGATGAGTGAAGCTGAAGGACTCGAGGAAATAACTGCTACAGAAGGAGGTTCATCAGAAGCTCATCCTGCTGCCATAGAATCTGAGGCTGTAACTGAAGCCATCGGAGAAGGTGGCACAACTTCAGAAGGAGGGGAAACCGAAGCTCATCCAGAAGCTACAGAAGGTGGTACCTCTTCCATAAGGTCTGAAATCGAAGGCACACACCCTGGTAGTAAGTCGACAGAAAGAACTGGAAGAACAACAGAATCCTCCACTTCCAAAGGCCACACCATCGAAGGCCTATCGAGTATATCCCTTCTCACCACCCTACTACTGTCTCTGGTGACCTCTACCACCCAAGTCCCAGAGAAAACTATATCATCCAACGTGTCAGGTCCCCAAAACATACCCAAGTGCCTCGTGGTGTTTATCACCGGTGAAAGTCCTCTGTTACCGTTGAACGGTACCAAGTGGGTACCGTCGGAATGTCCTCCGCTAGGTATGCAGATATCGTCTCCGTATCCCCCAGAGAGCACGACACCATCCTCGCAGATGTCGACGAACGCTGAGACTGTGGTTACGACTGCCGTCGTAACCACAGTCGGTACCACCGAAACGACAACCTTGGTACCGGCCGAAGAACTGCCCGAAATCAAGACCAGCAACTTCATAGAAGACGGATGCACCGAAACCGACTTCGAGAACAACAACAAGTGCTTCTGCATGCTGGACGTGACGGCGGACAAGGTGGCTGAGGACCTGGAGGCCACCAACTCGTCGAAGACGAACGGGGTGAAGTGCTCCAAGTTCCTGAAGGTGAGCAGGGGCCTGGTGCTGAGGAACGACACGTCTGCCAGGCTGAAGAGGTCCAGACGGAGCTACCTGTACCTGAGGTACCTGAACAGGCAGAGGAGGGAGACGGTGGAGTACAACAAGATAGACGAGGTACTGGCCAACGAGTTGACCGCAACTAGTACCG ACACTACAATCTACTCCGAAGTTGGAAGTACGGCCACCATACCTTGCGTGTACAAGGACGAGGTGATCGAGAGAGAGCATTTCATGAAGTACCTTTGGAGTATGGAATCGGACAAGACGATTATTT TCTCCGACAGAATGAGGGAGACCACGGACGGCGCCCTGAAGATCTCCGAGGTGACGGTCGAGGACGACGGCAACTACACCTGCTCGATCAACCGGCCTTTCGGCGGCAACGCCGACTCCTCGGAACGGAGGCGATTCGCCCACCAGCTCCTGGTGATCGACCGGCCCATCTTCAAGGTCAGGTCGACCGTGATGTACGTGACCGACCTGCCGTGCACCCTGAAGGACGGGGACGTGGTGCACGCCCACCTGCCGAAGATGCTGGAGGACCTGCTGTGCGGCATCCACAGGAGGGTGTGCAAGGTGGAGATGGAGAGGCCGAGCTGCGTCGAGGTG GAAGAGAAGACCTATCTGACTGTAAAATACATAGTGACCTTGGACAGCTTATCCAACTTGGTACCATCATTATCCAGCTCCGACTGCGATTTCAACTGTCAAATGAAGCTAATGGGCTCTATGGTGTCCCTTCTGATCAAAAACGTGGAGACCACAAGCGTTCTAGACG TACTGTCCGAGATCGAGACCTTCAACCACACCTTCAAGCCCAGGGAGGTCAAGTTTCCAACGGACAGATCGGTGGTGGAGGACTCTTCGCTGCTCCCAAAGCTGGTAATCGGGTGTCCACCAGGGTTCGGTATCCAGAAGAGGTCGAGCAAAATATGCG TGGCATGTCCCAGAAACACTTACAACTCAGAAAATAGCTCCGCTTGTACACCTTGTCCAAGTGTCCACTATCAACCAAAAGTAGGGTCAAGCAGCTGCATAGAATGCAAGACTCCTTTTGATGATAAGGCCTGTATGGGGATGATG TTTGCCAATAAATCTTTCCTGATCCTCTACGTCGGATCTAGTGTGGCAATCGTCTTCTTCCTACTTCTATGCATCTTCTGCGCACAGAGTTCCACGCAGGAGGCCTTCGGTGGTccacaaaggaagaagaaagcCCAAACGCCCAAGAGACGACGAATAGGAAGAAAAGACGTGGAAGATCCTGCAGAAAAACCTCTGCTTCCGAAAGATCCTAGCGTGCCTAGAATTGTGAAAGGACCAAAAGTACCTCCGCCGGATTTTTGA